One segment of Nyctibius grandis isolate bNycGra1 chromosome 11, bNycGra1.pri, whole genome shotgun sequence DNA contains the following:
- the USP50 gene encoding ubiquitin carboxyl-terminal hydrolase 50, which translates to MEEMNGQHPGLTGLTNLGNTCYMNAVLQCLCSVPRLAEYFLSGKYKAALHEENSESAAAFGCLMSEMWLGGLDCVSPEGFHAVLEKRYPTFSTRTQQDAQEFLICVLTELHEALKKSSRRRCIPRAKGSRERIIETSIITELFEGQLSYDITCLECKTTTARSESFTFLSLPIPSKQTCSLQDCLEHFFQQDTLTSSNQIHCCSCGTKQDATVKTSISKAPQIIIFHLKRFECEGKRQRKLVTDIHYPLSDLDLSPYSSRLFCKDTEYSLHAVVNHSGLLNYGHYTAFCKHSVTKNWYSFDDEEITKIPNSAVQTHQTQTAYLLFYACQAFSAPIKNLTMENQE; encoded by the exons ATGGAGGAGATGAACGGTCAGCACCCAGGGCTCACTGGCCTGACGAATCTGGGCAACACGTGCTACATGAATGCAGTCTTGCAGTGCCTCTGCAGCGTGCCACGGCTTGCGGAGTATTTCCTCTCAGGAAAGTACAAGGCAGCCCTACACGA ggAGAACAGCGAGTCTGCAGCTGCCTTTGGCTGTTTGATGTCCGAGATGTGGCTTGGAGGGTTGGACTGTGTTTCCCCAGAGGGTTTTCATGCAGTCCTTGAGAAGCGGTACCCAACTTTTAGCACGAGGACTCAGCAGGATGCACAGGAGTTTCTGATTTGCGTGCTCACTGAGCTCCATGAGGCTCTCAAGAAG TCCAGCAGAAGACGATGCATACCCCGTgcaaaaggaagcagagaaagaatcATTGAAACATCTATTATCACAGAGTTGTTTGAGGGACAACTCAGTTATGACATCACGTGTTTAGAATGCAAGACCACCACTGCCAGATCTGAGAGCTTCacctttctctccctgcccaTCCCTTCCAAGCAGACGTGCTCTCTGCAG gaCTGTCTCGAACACTTCTTCCAGCAAGACACGCTGACTTCGAGCAACCAAATCCACTGCTGCTCATGTGGAACTAAACAAGATGCTACAGTAAAGACCAGCATAAGCAAGGCACCGCAGATCATTATTTTTCACCTAAAGAG GTTTGAATGTGAAGGCAAGCGCCAAAGGAAACTCGTAACTGACATCCACTATCCACTCAGTGACCTGGATCTCTCTCCTTACAGTTCCCGACTCTTCTGCAAGGACACAGAGTACAGCCTGCACGCTGTAGTG AACCACTCCGGTTTGCTGAATTATGGCCACTACACAGCGTTCTGCAAGCACTCGGTCACCAAAAACTGGTACAGCTTTGATGATGAAGAGATCACCAAGATCCCAAATTCGGCAGTGCAGACTCACCAGACTCAGACAGCTTATCTCCTGTTCTACGCCTGTCAAGCCTTTTCTGCACCCATTAAAAATCTCACCATGGAAAATCAAGAGTGA